In the Halarchaeum grantii genome, one interval contains:
- a CDS encoding heavy-metal-associated domain-containing protein — protein sequence MERKTIAVIGMSCNGCEQNVETALRNLDGVNRVEADHEADTVDVVLEDGVSDDDVNVAIEQAGYDVKA from the coding sequence ATGGAGCGAAAGACGATCGCCGTCATCGGGATGTCGTGCAACGGGTGCGAACAGAACGTGGAAACCGCCTTGCGAAACCTCGATGGTGTGAATCGGGTTGAGGCCGACCACGAAGCTGACACGGTCGACGTGGTCCTCGAGGATGGAGTCTCAGACGACGACGTGAACGTGGCAATCGAACAGGCTGGCTACGACGTAAAGGCTTAA
- a CDS encoding low molecular weight phosphatase family protein codes for MSSNTEADDPIRIAFMCVQNAGRSQMSTAFAERERERRGLEDRVEILTGGTHPANHVHDEVVDVMDEVGFDLSDRIPREITLDELRSCDYVATMGCSTLDVGDVGADVDVRDWALEDPDGQELDQVHEIRDEIEQRVISLFDEFSSAE; via the coding sequence ATGTCATCCAACACTGAAGCAGACGACCCGATTCGTATCGCCTTTATGTGCGTCCAGAACGCTGGCCGCTCACAGATGTCCACGGCCTTCGCAGAACGCGAACGAGAACGACGTGGCCTCGAGGACCGTGTCGAAATCCTCACTGGAGGCACCCACCCGGCCAACCATGTGCACGACGAAGTCGTTGATGTGATGGACGAAGTGGGATTTGATCTCTCTGACCGGATCCCCCGTGAGATCACGCTGGACGAACTGCGCTCCTGCGACTACGTCGCCACGATGGGTTGTTCGACGCTCGACGTCGGCGATGTCGGTGCGGACGTCGATGTTCGTGATTGGGCGCTGGAGGATCCTGATGGACAGGAGCTCGATCAGGTACATGAGATTCGTGACGAAATCGAACAGCGGGTTATCTCGCTGTTCGATGAGTTCAGCTCAGCTGAGTAA
- the arsB gene encoding ACR3 family arsenite efflux transporter has protein sequence MSNVDAHDHGPNCDCESCGDPRSMDFLDKYLTVWIFGAMAIGVGLGFVAPSVTQPIQNFHLVEIGLIAMMYPPLAKADYSQLRTVFSNWRVLGLSLIQNWLIGPTLMFGLAVVFFSGLVPGLPARPEYFLGLVFIGMARCIAMVLVWNELAEGSTEYVTGLVAFNSLFQIVTYGVYVWFFALFLPPLLGMESLVAGITTFDITPMQVFEAIVIFLGIPFASGFLTRYVGTRAKSEAWYDDEFVPKIDPLTLVALLFTVIVMFATQGGNIVASPGDVLLIAVPLTIYFVVMFLVSFGMGRGVGADYSTTTAIGFTAASNNFELAIAVAVAVFGVGSGVAFATVVGPLIEVPVLLALVNVALYFQRKFDWGGFDTGGLDSSAPEPTTDD, from the coding sequence ATGAGTAACGTCGATGCCCACGACCACGGCCCCAACTGTGACTGTGAGAGCTGTGGCGACCCGCGGTCGATGGACTTTCTCGATAAGTACCTCACCGTCTGGATTTTCGGCGCGATGGCGATCGGCGTCGGGCTCGGCTTCGTCGCCCCCTCGGTGACCCAACCGATTCAGAACTTCCATCTCGTCGAGATCGGCCTCATTGCGATGATGTATCCGCCACTGGCGAAGGCCGATTACTCGCAACTTCGGACCGTCTTCAGCAACTGGCGGGTGCTCGGTCTCAGTCTCATCCAGAACTGGCTGATCGGTCCGACACTGATGTTTGGGCTCGCTGTGGTCTTTTTCAGTGGGCTCGTGCCCGGCCTGCCAGCGCGGCCCGAATACTTCCTTGGACTCGTGTTCATCGGGATGGCGCGCTGCATCGCCATGGTCCTGGTCTGGAACGAACTCGCGGAGGGCTCGACCGAATACGTGACGGGGCTGGTTGCGTTCAACAGCCTCTTCCAAATCGTCACCTACGGCGTCTACGTCTGGTTCTTTGCGCTCTTCCTCCCGCCGCTACTGGGAATGGAGTCACTCGTCGCCGGCATCACGACGTTCGACATCACGCCGATGCAGGTGTTCGAGGCGATCGTCATCTTCCTCGGGATTCCGTTCGCCAGCGGGTTCCTCACCCGGTATGTCGGCACTCGCGCCAAAAGCGAAGCGTGGTACGACGACGAGTTCGTCCCGAAGATCGACCCGCTGACGCTCGTTGCGCTCCTGTTCACGGTAATCGTGATGTTCGCCACGCAGGGCGGCAACATCGTCGCCTCGCCTGGTGACGTTCTCCTGATCGCGGTGCCGCTGACGATCTACTTTGTCGTGATGTTCTTGGTGAGCTTCGGGATGGGGCGGGGAGTCGGTGCGGACTACTCGACGACGACGGCCATCGGATTCACGGCAGCGTCAAACAACTTCGAGCTCGCAATCGCTGTTGCTGTCGCGGTGTTCGGCGTTGGCTCGGGCGTCGCGTTCGCGACCGTCGTCGGCCCACTAATCGAGGTCCCCGTCCTGCTCGCGCTGGTCAACGTCGCGCTGTACTTCCAGCGGAAGTTCGACTGGGGTGGCTTCGATACTGGGGGCCTCGATTCATCCGCACCTGAGCCGACGACTGATGATTAA